The Chryseobacterium indologenes genomic sequence GTCATAATTTTCCCAAACCTGAGGATTTACGTTTTCGCCGCTGAAATCAGGTGAAGTATCATAATGAGAAATAAATCCGATCGTCGGTCTGTCATCATTTTCAAGATTCGAAGGAACATATCCCATAATGTATCCGTTCTCGTCTATTGAAACATTTTCCAAACCGATTGTTTTCAGCTCTTCAGTGATATAGTTTGCGATATCCCACTGGCGCGGTGTAGAAGGTGTAGCTTCACTTTCTGCATCACTTGTTGAATATATTTTTACATAGCTGAGAAAACGGTTCAGCAACTTATCTTTCCACATTGGGTTGAATTCTATTGTACTCATCAGATTTATCATAAATTTTAACAAAGTTAGCAAATTTGATGCTCAGAAAACATTATTTGCGACTGAATATCAATTATTGAAATTATAAATTGGATATAAAACTTTGAAAATCAAAATAATGTTAGTTTTGTATGTACAGTATACCAAGTAGTTTAGTTTTATTATATTTGAGAAAATCAAAAAGTAAAAATGTTTCTTACAGAATGTCCTAGAGATGCCATGCAGGGCTGGGGAGAGTTTATCCCTACTGATAAAAAAATAGATTATATCAACTCCTTAATGGATGTTGGCTTTGACGTGTTGGATTGCCTGAGTTTTGTTTCTCCAAGAGCAATTCCGCAGATGGCTGATTCTGATGAGGTGGCTGAACATATTGATAAATCGCGTTCTAAGACTAAGGTTTCTGCCATTATCGGAAACTACAGAGGTGCAGAAAAAGCTTTGAAACACCAGTCAGTGGATATTCTTGGGTTTCCGTTCTCGATTTCTGAGACTTTTCAGCACAGAAATACCAACAAGAGCCAGGAAGAAGCTTTTGATGAAATTATCAAAATGCTGGAACTGGTAAAAAGCGAAGGAAAACAGCTGAATCTTTATTTTTCAATGGCATTCGGGAATCCGTATGGCGAAATGTGGAAATGGGAAGATGTAGACCATTGGGCACAGAGATTCTCAGAAGTAGGGATCAAAGATATTCTGCTTTCTGATACAACAGGCGTAGCAACTCCTGAAACAATCAGTCTTTTATTTGAAAAAATTCCTTCAAAATATCCTGAAATCAACTTTGGCGGGCATTTTCATAACCGTTACGAAGATTCTTATTCTAAACTGAAGGCAGCTTATGATCAGGGCTGCAGAAGATTCGACAGTGCTATCAAAGGAATCGGAGGATGCCCTATGGCCAAGGATGATCTGGTAGGAAATATGCCTACAGAACAGGTCATCAACTTTATGAGTCTTGAAAAAGCAGACCATAAGCTGAACCTGTTAAACTTTGAAAGCTCTTATAATAAAGCGAAGGATATTTTCCATTTTTAAAATGGTTTAAAAACGCCCGCAGATTTAAAAAAATTACAGATAATAAAATCGAAATCTGTAAATCCTGCGTGAAAGTAAAACATAAATAGGAACGGGCTTTAGCCCGCTTTACTATAACAGGAATCAATTGGCTTTAGCCAAAACCTAATTACATTCAACCAAAACAAAAATATAATGTCTCCAATCATTTCTCCTTCCGAATTAAAAGCATTGTCAACAGAAAATCTTATCATCCTCGATGCACGAACAGGAAAAGAGGTAAGGCAAAATTACCTTGAAAAACATATCAAAGGCGCCAGATTTATTGATCTGGATAAAGATTTGGCTGAGGTAGGGAAAGACGCTGCATTTGGAGGAAGACACCCGCTTCCGGCACTAGAGAAATTTGCGGAAACGCTTTCTGAACTGGGGATTGTTGAAGATGCCCACATTATTGTTTATGATGATAAGAACGGATCGAATGCAGCTGCCAGAGCCTGGTGGATGCTAAGATCTTTTGATTCGAAAATGTACAGGTCCTCGATGGCGGGATGCAGGCTGCAGAGAAAAGTGAGGTAGAGTTTTCATCCGGAGAAGAAATGGTTGAAAAAGCCCCATCGATTAAAAAAGAAGATTGGTCTCTGCCTGTTTCAAGGCTGGAAGTTGTTGAAAATGAGTTGAAAAATGAATCTTCTACAGTGATTGATGTGAGAGATGCCTACCGATACAGGGGAGAATCCGAACCTATTGATTTGGTGGCCGGACATATTCCCGGAGCTATTAACATTCCGTTTTCTGAGAATCTTGATGAGAACGGGAGATTCCTGAGCCCTGAAGTTTTAAAGGCTAAATATGAAAATTTATTACAGGGAAAACCGGAACATTTGATTATCCATTGCGGTTCGGGAGTGACTGCTTGCCACACAATTTTAGCTTTAGCTCATGCCGGATTTGAAATTCCTGATCTGTATGTAGGTTCATGGAGTGAGTGGAGCAGAAGGGAAGGAAAAGAAATTGCAAAAGATTATAAGTAAATATGGAAGCAGGATGCCGGAAGAGGGAAGTTATTAAAGACTCAGGAGAACTGAATCTTTTTGCTCATATAATTTCTGCAACAGGTTGTAACAAATTATATGAATATGCTGTCGCTTCCAGCCTCTCTCTTCCGGCTTTTTGCTTTATTAAAGCATTCCCAATTCAAACTTGGCTTCTTCACTCATCATATCCTTATTCCAGCTCGGTTCGAAAGTAAGCTCCAAATCAACACTTTTTACATGCTCTACTTCCGCTACCTTATCTTTTACCTCTTGTGGAAGGGTTTCAGCAACAGGACAGTTTGGGGTAGTAAGGGTCATTATAATTTTTACATCGGCATCATCGGAGATCTGTACGTCATAAATCAGCCCCAGTTCGTAGATGTCTACCGGAATTTCGGGGTCGTATACGGTTTTTAGTACGCTGATGATTTCCTCACCAATGTCAGCAATTTGATCGTCTGTAAATTTCATTTTTTAATCTAGATTGATATTCCTTTTCAACAAATCTTCCTGACGCATACGCCGGAAAATATTTGCCAAAGTTAAGACATCTTTTTCACAATAGTCAACAATTCGCTGCAAGTCTTTCTCTATGTAGTAAATTGATGAAACCATTGAACCGTCAATATCATCCTTCGGAGTAGGAATACCAAAGACATGAGCAAGCAATTCCAGGGATACGAAACTTTTATAATCCCCGAATTTCCAAAGTTCCATAGTATCGATATGCGGAATTTCCCATGGTTTTTTTCCAAACATCTGGAAAGGGGCCGGAGGCTGCATTCCATTGATAAGATAACGTCTGGCAATCCACGGAAAATCAAATTCTTTCCCATTGTGAGCACAGAGGATCACATTGTAAAGTCTCGGGCTGTTGAAAATCTCTCCAAACTCCTGAAGCATTTTCTTTTCATCATGCCCCGAAAAGCTTTTAATTTTCAGAGTATCATTCTTCTCAACCATTCCGATGGTGATGCAGATAATCTTTCCGAAC encodes the following:
- a CDS encoding hydroxymethylglutaryl-CoA lyase, with the translated sequence MFLTECPRDAMQGWGEFIPTDKKIDYINSLMDVGFDVLDCLSFVSPRAIPQMADSDEVAEHIDKSRSKTKVSAIIGNYRGAEKALKHQSVDILGFPFSISETFQHRNTNKSQEEAFDEIIKMLELVKSEGKQLNLYFSMAFGNPYGEMWKWEDVDHWAQRFSEVGIKDILLSDTTGVATPETISLLFEKIPSKYPEINFGGHFHNRYEDSYSKLKAAYDQGCRRFDSAIKGIGGCPMAKDDLVGNMPTEQVINFMSLEKADHKLNLLNFESSYNKAKDIFHF
- a CDS encoding SUF system Fe-S cluster assembly protein, whose translation is MKFTDDQIADIGEEIISVLKTVYDPEIPVDIYELGLIYDVQISDDADVKIIMTLTTPNCPVAETLPQEVKDKVAEVEHVKSVDLELTFEPSWNKDMMSEEAKFELGML
- a CDS encoding 3'-5' exonuclease, whose product is MIQNIPLERVLFLDIETVPQAGSWNELSETDQYLWDKKTKFQRKEEVSAENFYERAGIMAEFGKIICITIGMVEKNDTLKIKSFSGHDEKKMLQEFGEIFNSPRLYNVILCAHNGKEFDFPWIARRYLINGMQPPAPFQMFGKKPWEIPHIDTMELWKFGDYKSFVSLELLAHVFGIPTPKDDIDGSMVSSIYYIEKDLQRIVDYCEKDVLTLANIFRRMRQEDLLKRNINLD